A single region of the Gracilibacillus caseinilyticus genome encodes:
- a CDS encoding GerAB/ArcD/ProY family transporter: protein MNKISNIQLFALIVAFEVGSTTLFAIGIGAKQDAWIVILTAYAISFILIWTYTELPKYYAFENFSEILNDVLGKVMAKPLLLLFGLYFYNQANHNFYEFGALIKLTALPKTPIMVIFYLYIFVIIYILCLGVEVFVRTVEIFFPYLLLFLITVFVFNLFSGEFEFSNLEPVLGEGVLPVLKELPIVIAFPFGEMVVFLMMWHLVEKKENIRKTAFLAVATSTILLLTSTLVIICVLGAELAKVTQIPLLETLLSIKVAMIITNLDSIGVFIMFIGGFYKTAMHFLAFSLAITWLFNKHNPKFVIIISGLLFPIYTIMHFNSIDDQRWKGMEGGGYVILIYALLPFLLLVISILKKKISQRKGD, encoded by the coding sequence GTGAACAAAATTTCAAATATCCAATTATTTGCACTTATCGTAGCGTTTGAGGTTGGTAGTACAACATTATTTGCAATTGGTATCGGTGCAAAACAAGATGCATGGATAGTCATCCTGACAGCCTATGCAATTAGCTTTATTTTGATATGGACCTATACGGAATTGCCAAAGTATTATGCTTTTGAAAATTTTTCGGAGATATTAAATGATGTACTCGGTAAAGTGATGGCCAAGCCATTATTGCTTCTGTTTGGTCTTTATTTTTACAATCAGGCCAATCATAATTTTTATGAATTTGGAGCACTTATCAAACTAACAGCACTGCCTAAAACGCCAATAATGGTGATATTTTATTTATATATATTTGTTATTATTTATATTTTATGCCTAGGTGTAGAAGTATTCGTAAGAACGGTTGAAATTTTTTTCCCATATTTATTATTATTTTTAATTACGGTGTTTGTATTTAATTTGTTTTCTGGAGAATTTGAATTTTCGAATTTAGAGCCGGTATTAGGGGAAGGGGTATTACCAGTATTAAAAGAATTGCCGATAGTTATTGCCTTTCCATTTGGGGAAATGGTTGTATTTCTAATGATGTGGCACTTGGTTGAAAAAAAGGAAAATATTCGTAAAACAGCCTTTCTAGCTGTTGCAACTTCGACGATTTTACTATTAACGTCGACGTTGGTAATCATTTGTGTATTAGGTGCAGAGCTAGCAAAGGTTACTCAAATTCCCTTATTAGAAACTTTATTATCTATAAAAGTAGCCATGATTATCACGAATCTGGACAGTATCGGTGTCTTTATTATGTTTATTGGAGGATTCTACAAAACAGCCATGCATTTCTTGGCATTCTCACTCGCAATAACCTGGTTGTTTAATAAACATAATCCAAAATTCGTTATTATCATTAGTGGATTGTTATTTCCAATCTATACAATTATGCACTTCAACAGTATAGATGATCAAAGATGGAAAGGAATGGAAGGGGGAGGGTATGTTATTTTGATCTATGCTTTGCTTCCATTCCTACTGTTAGTCATTTCTATACTGAAAAAGAAAATTTCTCAACGAAAAGGGGATTGA
- a CDS encoding DUF1129 family protein, translated as MNTKLLIAENNEKRKLLDDNNKKIYEDMLMYIRLSYGKSQQESEEILMELLDHLLHLQQEGKATSELFGKDPKQYADQIIEELPKTLTKKRMMLILMGLFYFLGVSTFINGFFHSILYYGFGKLEGSETYYLGTLAIISLVSIGIAFVVVYFVIQYLKWMCFRKVNKVLDFLRTAVLFGVIPFSAFLALFYFMPDMGTTITLPVYSLMIIGVIFFGLGTLLLKES; from the coding sequence ATGAATACTAAGTTATTAATAGCTGAAAATAACGAAAAACGTAAACTTCTTGATGATAACAATAAAAAAATTTATGAGGATATGCTCATGTATATTCGTTTATCCTATGGAAAGTCACAGCAAGAATCGGAAGAAATTCTAATGGAATTATTAGACCATTTATTACATCTGCAACAAGAGGGTAAAGCTACTTCGGAGTTGTTTGGAAAAGATCCAAAACAGTATGCTGATCAAATTATTGAGGAATTACCCAAAACACTGACTAAAAAAAGAATGATGTTGATCTTGATGGGTTTGTTTTATTTTCTCGGCGTTAGTACATTTATAAATGGTTTCTTTCACTCCATTTTGTATTATGGATTTGGAAAATTAGAAGGAAGTGAAACCTATTATTTAGGAACATTAGCCATTATTTCACTCGTTTCTATCGGAATAGCTTTTGTGGTTGTTTATTTTGTTATCCAATATTTAAAATGGATGTGTTTTAGAAAAGTAAATAAAGTATTGGATTTCCTCCGGACAGCTGTCTTATTTGGTGTTATTCCATTTAGCGCTTTCCTTGCTTTGTTTTACTTCATGCCAGATATGGGGACAACGATCACATTGCCCGTTTACAGCTTGATGATTATTGGCGTTATCTTTTTTGGTTTAGGTACACTCTTGTTAAAAGAGAGTTGA